In Gemmatimonadota bacterium, the genomic window GTCGCAATGAAGACGCTGCTCAGGAACGCTCGTCGTATGAGGTTGCTCATGGATCCCCCTCTGTTGAGTGGGCGCATGTTAACTCTGCGACGGGCTTTCAGCGACGGCGTCCCTGGCTCGTCCACCACATCGCGCCCTATATTTCCGGTCGCCAACGGTCCCTCCGCCCACTGCGAATGCCCAAATAAGGTTCCCGATGCGCCTCCGGCCGCTATCGTGCGTGCTCTGCTGTCTCGCGCTCGGCGCGTGCGGAGACTCTCCCGCGGAGCCTCGCTCGGACGTAATCATCGTCATCGATGCGCCGGCGTCGACGGACATCGTCGTTGGGGATGAACTTCGCCTGACCGCGAGCACGTCGGCCGGCGCGGCCCCGCTGTCGTGGGCGTCGCGCGACACATCAGTAGCCGGGGTCATAGCCGGGCTGGTCGAGGCCCGCCGGCCCGGATCCGTCCGGATCGATGTGACCGCGGCCGCGGCATCCGGCTCGATCGATCTCCGCGTACTCCCGCGCGATGGCGGATATGCGGCGACGGAGATCGACTACTTCGCGGAGATCGCGTTCGGCGCCGAGTTCGGTGGCGCGACACCCCTTGTCAGGCGATGGGCCGTGGGCCCGACGATCCGCGTGAATGGCTCTCCGACCGAGGAGGACCGCGCGACGCTCGAGCGTGTGCTCGGGGAGCTCAACGCCCTCATGACGAGTGCCCAGGTCTCGCTGGTGGAGAGCGATGCCGCGGTCGAGCTCCACTTCGCACCGCGTGCACAGTTCCCGGGAATCTTACCCCAATACGTCCCAGGCAATGTCGGCTTCTTCTGGGTGTGGTGGGACGCGAGCCAGGTCCTCTACCGCTCGGTCGTTCTGATCGCGAACGATGTCGATCCGGAGCTGAGGCGTCACCTGATCCGTGAGGAAGTGACGCAGATGCTTGGGCTGATGCAGGACTCGTTCACCTTTCCCGAGAGCATCTTCTACCAGGGCTCCTCTCGCGTGAGCGAGTATGCGCCCGTCGACAGGGCGCTCATCGAGATGCTCTACGGCGTGCATGTCGCGCCCGGGATGGAGCGCCTCGCTGCGGTTAGGGAACTCCGGCGGGGCACCCGGATGGCAGCCCCCCCGCTCGCGGCGCCATCGAGGATTCCTGAGGTCCACGGCCGGCCGGGGTCGGGTGGCGGCGGCGACTCATACCGTCTTCAGGCATACCCGAGGGCGCTACCCTGGTCGGGAGGACGACCCCTCAGGTATCAGCGCTAGGATCCAGCAGCCGCTCGATCCGGCCTAGGGTTCTCGCGCGAGAGTTCCGTTGTATATCTCGTGTGTATACACAATATTTATGTGTATCGTATCGAGGAGAACACCCTGTGAAAGCTCGCATTCATATCGTGCTGCCGGCGGAGGAGAAGGAGCGCTACCGTGCCATGGCGGAGCGTGAGGGCACGACACTGAGCCGCTGGATAAGGGAGGCGGTCCGGGAGAAAGCGACGAAGTATGATGTTGAGCGGAAGCTCGACACCGTCGAGGATCTGGAGTCGTTTTTCCAGGACTGCGATCGGCTGCATCAGGGGACTGAGGCTACCGAGCCCGACTGGGAGGAGCACGAACGGCTGATCCACGAGTCCCGCACCGGAGGCCTCGAGGCGCAGTGATCTTCGTCGACACGAACATCTTCGTGTATGCGGTAGGTCGTCCTCACCCGCTGCGTGACCCGGCTCGCCGAATCCTCCTGGACGCAATGCACGGCTCGGAAGCACTGGTCACTTCGTGTGAGGTCCTCCTGGAGCTCATGCACATCTACCTTCCGGTCGAGCGGCTCGAGGCGCTCGACAAGGCGTGGACCCTGGCGACCTCGAGGGTGGTCGACATCTGGTCCATCGAGCCCGACGATCTCGCGCTGGCGCGCTCCTCCATCGTCCGACACCCCGAGCTATCCGCTCGAGATCTGCTTCATCTGGCTTGTTGCCGTCGTCGCGGAGTGGGTCGGACTCACACCTTCGATCGGGCGCTGCGCGCCGCCATCGAGGCGGGCTGACGGCAGCCGGCGTTGGTGCACGGCTCCTGATCTAGCTTCGTGGTGAGGCGAAGCCCTAGAGACCCGGAGTCGCACCCGTGGGTGTCGTCGCTCGTTCGTCGGGCCCTGAGGCCCGATGCGGAGCTCGGCTATGAACGCGACCTACCGGTATTCATGGTGCGCGAGGACGCCCCGCCGATCACCCCCGAGATGGTGGAGTCGGCGCTGGAGGACCTCTGACTCGACTTCTTGACGTGAACGTCCTCGTGGCGCTCGCGTGGCCGAATCACGTGCACCACACTCGGGCGGTGGAGTGGTTCGCCGCCGCCCGCGACGCTGGCTGGGCCACGTGCCCGACCACCGAGTCCGGCTTCGTGCGCGTGTCGTCGAACCGGCGTGCGATCCCCGACGCCAAGACTCCCGCTGAGGTGATCGGGCTTCTGGCTCAAATGCGGCGATTGGGGAATCACCGCTTTTGGGTTGACGACACTTCGCTGGTTGATGAC contains:
- a CDS encoding DUF2927 domain-containing protein; protein product: MRLRPLSCVLCCLALGACGDSPAEPRSDVIIVIDAPASTDIVVGDELRLTASTSAGAAPLSWASRDTSVAGVIAGLVEARRPGSVRIDVTAAAASGSIDLRVLPRDGGYAATEIDYFAEIAFGAEFGGATPLVRRWAVGPTIRVNGSPTEEDRATLERVLGELNALMTSAQVSLVESDAAVELHFAPRAQFPGILPQYVPGNVGFFWVWWDASQVLYRSVVLIANDVDPELRRHLIREEVTQMLGLMQDSFTFPESIFYQGSSRVSEYAPVDRALIEMLYGVHVAPGMERLAAVRELRRGTRMAAPPLAAPSRIPEVHGRPGSGGGGDSYRLQAYPRALPWSGGRPLRYQR
- a CDS encoding type II toxin-antitoxin system VapC family toxin, whose translation is MIFVDTNIFVYAVGRPHPLRDPARRILLDAMHGSEALVTSCEVLLELMHIYLPVERLEALDKAWTLATSRVVDIWSIEPDDLALARSSIVRHPELSARDLLHLACCRRRGVGRTHTFDRALRAAIEAG
- a CDS encoding VapC toxin family PIN domain ribonuclease, with amino-acid sequence MTRLLDVNVLVALAWPNHVHHTRAVEWFAAARDAGWATCPTTESGFVRVSSNRRAIPDAKTPAEVIGLLAQMRRLGNHRFWVDDTSLVDDESGLFTRVVGHSQVTDAHLLALTIRRRGALATFDGGIAELGRDYEVHVELIGGDQQM